The following is a genomic window from Candidatus Zixiibacteriota bacterium.
TCGACGCGCTTGATATTGTACAGGTTAACGTGGCGGTCGCTTTCGAGATTCTTCTTCTTGGTAGCGTCAATCCAGTTCTGGGCCGACAGCTTGGTGATAATCGGTTCCAGCGACATGAACGGATAGCAGACCGTGAGAAGTCCCGTGGACTGAAAAAGTTTAACCTGGAACGAAACGACCACCACCGTTTCACCGGGAGCCACGATCTGGATGAATTGCGGGTTGGTTTCGAAGCTTTTATTTTCCGCGTGGATTTTGACAATGTTTTCCCAGGCGCGCTCCAGGTCGCGATACAGTTTGTGGGCCAGGCGGGTCATGACCGAGCGCTCGATACCGGTGAGCTCTCTTTCGGTCTCCAGAATCTTTCCGTTGCCACCGAACATGCGGTCGATAAACGAAAATGTCAGGGTCGGGTTGAAATCGACCAGACAGACGGCATCGAGCGGTTCGGCCGAGAAAGTGTAGGTGCACGACGGCGTCACCAGGGACATAATGAACTCGGAATAGGTAATCTGGTCCACCGAAACGAGGTCAACATCGACGATCGTTCGCATGATCGTAGATAGGGTTGAGCCGTAGTGACCGGCGAAGTTGTCGTGCATGTTTTCGAGCGTACGGATCTGGTCTTTGGACACCCGGTTGGGGTGTTTGAAGTCGTACGCTATAATCGACTTCGCCTTGTCATCATCGAAACTGTCTTCTTCCGGAGCGGAGTCTCCGGAGGATACAGTCGTTAATAGGGCGTCTATCTCATCCTGAGAAAGTATCTTTGCCACGCTTGGGTATCCTCTATTGCATCACGAAATCGGTATAGTACACACCGGTTATGCCGTCGCTTTCCATCAACTGGCACAGCCGTTTTTTAATCTGGTAGCGGACGATTTCTTTTTCTTTCGGGTCGGTCAGCTGCTGGACGGTTTTGGACGAGAGAATCGTGATCAGAGCATCGCGAATAATCGGTTCCCGACGTTCGAACTGGGCCGCCAGCGCGGGTGAAGCGAGATCGAAACCGAACGAAACCGACAAAAATCTCGATCCTCCGGTACCGGCCGGATTGATCACGATATTGTTGATCTCGTGTATGAGCGCCTCGCCGGCTTCGCCGCTTTTCTTGTGTGGCTTTTTGGCATCTTTCTCGTGGCTGCTTTCGCTCTGTTCCACAGCAGCGCTGTCGCCGCCCGAGTCAGACATCATCGGTTTGACCACGAACAGGGCGAGGGCCACACCGACTATGACAGCTCCCAGGCCAATACCGCCAAAGAGCATCAAGCCGCCTTTTTTCTTTGCGGGGGGCGGCGCTTCCGCCTGTCCTTTTCCGCCTTCAACTATGGTCTTATCATTATCTGGCATTTTTAACTCCCTTCCGGGGCGGAGGCGGTATCCGGGGTTTTAACCCGGATACCTGATTTCCGCTTGAACTCAGCTACCCGTTCTATGATCTCCTCGATAGATTCCTTGACCATTATCTTCTTACCGGTCGTTAGAGAAATAATGGTATCCGGAATCGCCTCGACGAACTCTATCAGGTCCGCGTTTATTACGAGGTCGGTATCGTTTAGTCGGGTAACCTTAATCACTTACTTATTACCTCTTTATGTTGACCAGGTCATCGAGCATGTTATCGGAGGTGGTGATAATCCGGGCGTTGGCCTGGAAACCACGCTGGGCGGTAATCATGCTGGTGAATTCCTGGGCGATATCAACGGAAGAAGCTTCCAGCGCTCCCGAGGAGAGAGTCGCGGCGACAGTTTCGCCCGCCACACCCTCAACAGCTTCGCCGGAGTTGGCTGATTCCTGATACATCGAGTTACCGGCCTTGTGCAGACCGGCCTGGTTTGAGAAGTCGGCCAGAATTATCTGGGCCAGAATTCTGGTCACACCATTGGAGAAGAATCCCGAGATATTGCCCTGCTGGTCAATGGAGATCTTCTCCAGAATTCCCAAACCGTAACCATCCTGACCGATAATGGCGGCGGTATGGCTGGCCGTAGAGAATCCGGTGAGACCGTCAAAAGAGTTGACCGTACCGGCATCGATTTCGATGCTGAGTACGGCGGCACCGTTGGCGGGATCCATGGTGATTGCCTGGGCGCCACCGTTATAGGTGAATGTATTCAACGAACCGTCGGAGTTGAACTGGACATAGCCGGTGGCACCGGAGCTGATAGTCTCGTTGCCGGTGGTGGAGGCAGTCCATTCCCAACGGTTGGTAATTGCGGACTTAAAGAACTCGAGCGACAGCGTATGCTTGGCGCCAAGAGAGTCGAAGATAGCGATGGACATGGAATGAGTCGTATCGTCTGTCTGAATGACGAGTTCGGACCCCGGGGCAGTGGCCATCAGGCCGCCGCTGAAGGTGGTGATTTCCACCCCGCCGCCGCCAAGGTTCGCCAAACCTTCGACAAGCCCGGTCTGGTCGTTAATGACGAGATCAAGCTGCGTTACGAAGGGACCGGCTGCGGCGCCAGTACCCTGTGAAGGCAGGAAGCTGTCAGTGGCCACGAAGGTTGTCGCGGCACCGCCGGAGGACACAAAGGCGCCACCGAACACTTCCTGTACTATATTGCCGGCTGCTGCCGCCGAAGACGAGAAATTGTACTCGGCCGGGTCACCGGCAATATCGCGGGTGATGGTAATTTCACCGGAATCGAAATCGGCGGTGATTCCCGCAATCAGGTTGATGGCGTCGATGAGGTCGTTGACAGTGGAGATTGCGGTGAGTCCCATAATAGGCTCGGTGCGGGTGCCGTCAATCGTAATCGAGAAACCCGAGAAATCCGTAACGCCAAGGTCGGTGCCCAGCGTGTCGGTCAAAGCGAGCGTGCCGCCGGTGTTGGTGGTAAACGAATCGTTCAGCGCCTGGTTACCGGTGATGGTAATAGTGTGGGTACCTCCCACGCCATCAACAGCGGTTCCCGAAACGCCGTTGACGTTCGAAGTTCCGGACTGCATCAGCGTCGCTACCGAGTCGGTCGCCGAGGCGTTCAGGTTATTGGCCAGTGTGATTGTCTCGGTGG
Proteins encoded in this region:
- the fliM gene encoding flagellar motor switch protein FliM; translation: MAKILSQDEIDALLTTVSSGDSAPEEDSFDDDKAKSIIAYDFKHPNRVSKDQIRTLENMHDNFAGHYGSTLSTIMRTIVDVDLVSVDQITYSEFIMSLVTPSCTYTFSAEPLDAVCLVDFNPTLTFSFIDRMFGGNGKILETERELTGIERSVMTRLAHKLYRDLERAWENIVKIHAENKSFETNPQFIQIVAPGETVVVVSFQVKLFQSTGLLTVCYPFMSLEPIITKLSAQNWIDATKKKNLESDRHVNLYNIKRVDAELTAQLLTTNIRMREFLELKVNDVIPSETKISEDISVYVNRRRKYLGRPGLSGKKRAVQIVDYTEEEKLEVG
- a CDS encoding flagellar basal body-associated FliL family protein encodes the protein MPDNDKTIVEGGKGQAEAPPPAKKKGGLMLFGGIGLGAVIVGVALALFVVKPMMSDSGGDSAAVEQSESSHEKDAKKPHKKSGEAGEALIHEINNIVINPAGTGGSRFLSVSFGFDLASPALAAQFERREPIIRDALITILSSKTVQQLTDPKEKEIVRYQIKKRLCQLMESDGITGVYYTDFVMQ
- a CDS encoding flagellar FlbD family protein, producing the protein MIKVTRLNDTDLVINADLIEFVEAIPDTIISLTTGKKIMVKESIEEIIERVAEFKRKSGIRVKTPDTASAPEGS
- a CDS encoding flagellar hook-basal body complex protein translates to MMASLFSGVSGLKNHQVRMNVIGNNIANINTIGFKASRVNFQEALVQTLQGAGRPSATTGGTNPVQLGLGMQVASIDTLFQQGGLETTGQITDLAIQGTGFFVLGDANDNRFYTRAGAFGFDANSNLVDPATGLFVMGRMADSTGEIPSLATTSPITIPFGQQDPAQATETITLANNLNASATDSVATLMQSGTSNVNGVSGTAVDGVGGTHTITITGNQALNDSFTTNTGGTLALTDTLGTDLGVTDFSGFSITIDGTRTEPIMGLTAISTVNDLIDAINLIAGITADFDSGEITITRDIAGDPAEYNFSSSAAAAGNIVQEVFGGAFVSSGGAATTFVATDSFLPSQGTGAAAGPFVTQLDLVINDQTGLVEGLANLGGGGVEITTFSGGLMATAPGSELVIQTDDTTHSMSIAIFDSLGAKHTLSLEFFKSAITNRWEWTASTTGNETISSGATGYVQFNSDGSLNTFTYNGGAQAITMDPANGAAVLSIEIDAGTVNSFDGLTGFSTASHTAAIIGQDGYGLGILEKISIDQQGNISGFFSNGVTRILAQIILADFSNQAGLHKAGNSMYQESANSGEAVEGVAGETVAATLSSGALEASSVDIAQEFTSMITAQRGFQANARIITTSDNMLDDLVNIKR